A genomic window from Xenorhabdus cabanillasii includes:
- the cobS gene encoding adenosylcobinamide-GDP ribazoletransferase → MKLKLFWATLQFMTRLPVPAKWAQGADFRQLGRGIPTFPLIGLIVGVIASCLALAISQSGGGVYIGAIGYALALALLTGGLHLDGLADTCDGIFSSRQRERMLEIMQDSRLGTYGGLALIFCILIKMLAVVELAYHPPLKLLALLSCAPVVGRTVVVLLMFEQRYARENEGMGSSYIGRITPRGTVLALLTGTVLVMILGDWQGLSAMMVTMIAIFLLSLYFNYRLGGQTGDTLGAAIEIGEVVFLLTLILIWK, encoded by the coding sequence ATGAAATTGAAACTTTTTTGGGCAACATTACAGTTTATGACACGGCTTCCCGTGCCTGCAAAATGGGCTCAAGGTGCTGATTTTCGCCAGCTAGGGCGTGGTATACCAACTTTCCCTCTGATTGGCCTTATTGTCGGTGTAATTGCATCCTGTCTTGCTCTGGCAATAAGTCAATCTGGCGGGGGCGTGTATATTGGTGCAATCGGTTATGCGTTAGCTTTGGCACTTCTGACTGGCGGATTGCATTTAGATGGTCTGGCTGATACCTGCGACGGGATTTTCTCCAGCCGTCAGAGGGAAAGAATGCTGGAAATTATGCAGGATAGTCGTCTTGGAACGTATGGCGGGCTGGCCCTGATTTTTTGTATCCTCATTAAAATGCTTGCTGTTGTTGAACTTGCCTATCATCCTCCCCTGAAATTATTAGCCTTATTATCCTGTGCTCCTGTTGTTGGGCGTACTGTTGTTGTGCTGTTGATGTTTGAGCAGCGTTATGCCCGTGAAAATGAAGGGATGGGGAGCAGTTATATTGGTCGCATTACCCCACGTGGTACGGTCCTTGCTTTACTGACAGGGACAGTATTGGTGATGATACTTGGCGATTGGCAGGGATTATCTGCAATGATGGTTACGATGATCGCCATTTTTTTACTTTCTCTCTATTTTAATTATCGGTTGGGAGGGCAAACCGGAGATACGCTGGGAGCGGCAATTGAAATAGGCGAAGTGGTTTTTTTACTGACTTTAATTTTGATTTGGAAGTAG